The proteins below are encoded in one region of Syntrophotalea carbinolica DSM 2380:
- a CDS encoding RluA family pseudouridine synthase — protein sequence MAIITLTEQDAGQTVLETLHARIPAAPRSYLRQLLRSGKIRCNGSILTENICLRGHESLQLPDSKRLREVCTDRVPELTILLETDEFLAVFKPAGLAVHSSVGHTEDNLTDRLKAWIKQCKAPYRIAPVHRLDIGTSGPVIFGKGRKATAELGRLLQNGHMSKTYLALVNGHPPETGMMVTSVRVQGKPKQAATRFRVLGRHASAALLELELLSGRKHQIRQQCADAGWPLYGDHRYGGPELPGRDRLFLHCWQLAWPIQGDQPSHRITSPLPEELSVILTSMDIESPAPNRKPES from the coding sequence ATGGCTATAATTACCCTCACTGAACAGGACGCGGGACAAACCGTTCTGGAGACCCTTCATGCGCGCATACCAGCGGCGCCACGCTCCTACCTGCGCCAATTGCTGCGTAGCGGCAAAATTCGCTGCAACGGATCAATCCTGACCGAAAACATCTGTCTGCGGGGCCATGAAAGCCTGCAGCTTCCCGATAGCAAACGCCTGCGGGAGGTTTGCACCGACAGAGTACCGGAACTGACCATATTGCTGGAAACCGACGAGTTTCTGGCTGTCTTCAAACCTGCCGGACTCGCCGTGCACAGCAGTGTCGGGCATACCGAAGACAACCTTACGGACCGCCTCAAAGCCTGGATAAAACAATGCAAAGCCCCTTATCGCATAGCCCCGGTCCATCGACTGGATATCGGCACATCAGGTCCGGTGATCTTCGGCAAAGGCCGCAAAGCCACCGCCGAGCTGGGGCGGTTGCTGCAAAACGGACACATGAGCAAAACCTACCTGGCACTGGTTAACGGCCATCCCCCGGAGACGGGGATGATGGTTACCTCGGTGCGTGTCCAGGGAAAACCCAAACAGGCAGCTACGCGCTTTCGTGTGCTCGGCCGCCACGCCAGCGCCGCCTTGCTCGAACTTGAACTCCTGAGCGGCCGCAAGCATCAGATCCGCCAACAATGCGCCGATGCCGGTTGGCCGCTGTATGGCGACCACCGCTATGGCGGTCCGGAGCTCCCTGGTCGGGATCGGCTGTTCCTGCACTGCTGGCAGCTGGCCTGGCCCATACAGGGCGATCAGCCATCCCACAGGATAACCAGTCCCCTTCCGGAAGAACTGTCCGTTATCCTCACCAGCATGGATATTGAATCTCCAGCACCAAACCGGAAACCCGAATCATGA
- a CDS encoding cell division protein ZapB: MMIQLEKKIDQLLERKQALEEQCQQLLADRDRLLQERERFASEVDRILAKLDGLDQEVS, translated from the coding sequence ATGATGATTCAATTGGAAAAAAAGATTGATCAGCTTCTGGAGCGCAAGCAGGCCCTGGAGGAACAGTGCCAGCAGTTGCTTGCAGACCGGGATCGCTTGCTACAGGAACGCGAGCGTTTTGCTTCCGAGGTGGACCGGATTCTGGCCAAGCTTGATGGTTTGGATCAGGAGGTATCTTGA
- the smc gene encoding chromosome segregation protein SMC, with translation MQIKRIEIVGFKSFVDRVALDFGPGIAAVVGPNGCGKSNVVDAIRWAMGEQSPKNLRGRAMEDVIFGGSEKRKPVGMAEVSLVFSNEKGRGPVAVRDYAEFMVTRRLYRNGDSEYLLNKAPCRLLDISELFMDTGIGARAYSIIEQGKVGQILNAKPEERRFLIEEAAGVSKFKARKKTALRKIDATRQNLLRLRDIIGEVRRQLGALKRQARKAEQFRNYRDEQKQIEIGFARCRYAELVADGDKHRHDETRARQQVVALESRFQQLELELSELRLVQVAAEKELGQCQEGVFHLSGELQRVEGRIEFGQQSLQNLERQQQQHSQEQQDLHRRLQEIAAEIEELTAAGSALAQEYQQRSSVLEREAASLEEQQDKERQWVASLEDARRNLYARMDELSRSRHALEDARRRLQGLDERRGQQRRESVQLQENRVIAAETVASCEQSLQRFATQRDELDQTLEQSREQALVARRQLEENERLLLEGQGRLGECRSRLQSLEQMERNLEGYGAGVKLLLQDTQLRARMIGMVADLLEVPEAYEVALEAVLGDRLQALVTRHPEDALRALELLRDGGGRGALVLPDVAEFEVTFGHGRPLAEVVQCSPEVASQVMPLLQGVFLVDDLLPYLDAVLPVGLTLATAAGDCLNHRGILCGGAREGLGHSFLSQKREIKELKARQAVLDDDLARLRQQRVDQKAALGAAEQMQEDLREELHALELKRTAAEKDLGRAQQELTRIDERLDITSFENDQLREEGDALQRQQVEAEACCSRLEQARVEQETAVARCEEELRVWRRGQEALREKVTSLKVVLAELRERQEGGRRQLQQLTVSGQDFERQLRQREQGQQQAAAETARLQAEGKQLQTELEVLYARRQEQQERLDRLKDSFGQQQQQVDAHEESLRVVRGQLQQAREQFSSLQMRVREIDMEIAHLCQDIEVRFRLDLSQGDAVVPDEAFDPVASEHRLEELRRCIENIGEVNLMAIDEYRELEQRWEFLCQQDQDLQESLEGLQTAIARINRTTRKRFRETFDQVNAMFQEIFPRLFLGGRAELMLTDENDLLETGIEIAVQPPGKRLQSVGLLSGGEKALTAIALIFAIFLIKPSPFCVLDEVDAPLDEANIQRFNEMVREMSSKSQFIVITHSKRTMEMADILYGVTMEDPGVSKLVSVQLHD, from the coding sequence ATGCAGATCAAGCGTATCGAAATCGTAGGATTCAAATCGTTTGTTGATCGGGTGGCCCTCGATTTCGGCCCCGGCATTGCCGCTGTGGTCGGTCCGAACGGTTGCGGCAAAAGCAATGTGGTCGATGCCATACGTTGGGCCATGGGGGAGCAAAGTCCCAAAAACCTCCGTGGGCGGGCCATGGAGGACGTCATTTTCGGCGGTAGCGAAAAGCGCAAACCGGTGGGGATGGCCGAGGTGTCCCTGGTCTTTTCCAACGAGAAGGGGCGGGGGCCGGTTGCGGTACGGGACTATGCCGAGTTCATGGTGACGCGCCGACTCTATCGCAACGGCGACAGCGAGTATTTACTGAACAAGGCTCCTTGCCGGTTGCTCGATATTTCCGAACTCTTTATGGATACTGGTATCGGGGCCCGGGCATATTCCATTATCGAACAGGGTAAGGTCGGTCAGATACTCAATGCCAAACCGGAGGAACGACGGTTTCTTATCGAGGAGGCGGCCGGGGTCAGCAAATTCAAAGCCCGCAAAAAGACCGCTCTGCGTAAAATAGACGCTACCCGCCAGAACCTTCTGCGATTACGGGATATTATCGGCGAGGTGCGTCGTCAGCTGGGGGCTCTGAAACGGCAGGCACGCAAGGCGGAGCAGTTCCGCAACTACCGCGATGAACAAAAACAGATCGAAATCGGTTTTGCGCGGTGTCGTTATGCCGAGCTGGTGGCTGACGGCGACAAGCATCGCCACGATGAAACCCGTGCCCGGCAGCAGGTCGTTGCGCTGGAGAGCCGATTCCAGCAGTTGGAACTGGAGCTGTCGGAGCTGCGGCTGGTGCAGGTTGCGGCCGAGAAAGAACTTGGCCAGTGCCAGGAAGGTGTGTTTCATCTCAGTGGTGAGCTGCAACGTGTCGAGGGGCGCATCGAATTTGGTCAGCAGTCTTTGCAGAATCTGGAGCGTCAGCAACAGCAGCATAGTCAGGAACAGCAGGACCTTCACCGACGGCTTCAGGAAATTGCTGCCGAAATCGAAGAGTTGACGGCCGCCGGCAGTGCTCTGGCGCAAGAGTATCAACAACGATCCTCGGTGCTGGAGCGCGAGGCTGCAAGCCTGGAGGAGCAGCAGGATAAAGAGCGCCAGTGGGTGGCCAGTCTGGAGGATGCACGCCGGAACCTGTATGCGCGCATGGATGAGTTGTCCCGAAGCCGCCACGCATTGGAAGATGCGCGCCGTCGTTTGCAGGGATTGGATGAGCGTCGTGGCCAGCAGCGTCGCGAATCGGTTCAATTACAGGAGAATCGGGTCATTGCCGCCGAAACGGTCGCCTCCTGTGAGCAGAGTCTGCAGCGTTTTGCCACTCAGCGGGATGAACTGGACCAGACGCTGGAGCAGAGCCGGGAGCAAGCCTTGGTTGCCCGGCGGCAATTGGAGGAGAATGAGCGCCTGTTGCTCGAAGGACAGGGGCGTTTGGGAGAGTGCCGCTCCCGACTGCAATCTTTGGAGCAGATGGAGCGTAACCTCGAGGGGTACGGTGCCGGCGTCAAGCTTCTGTTGCAGGATACGCAGCTGCGCGCCCGCATGATCGGGATGGTGGCCGATTTGCTGGAGGTGCCGGAAGCGTATGAGGTGGCTCTCGAGGCAGTGCTTGGCGATCGGCTGCAGGCTTTGGTGACGCGGCACCCCGAGGATGCCCTCCGGGCGTTGGAGTTGCTCAGAGATGGCGGGGGGCGCGGTGCTCTGGTGCTGCCTGATGTTGCTGAATTCGAGGTGACTTTTGGTCACGGCCGGCCATTGGCCGAGGTCGTTCAGTGTTCTCCGGAAGTGGCCTCGCAGGTCATGCCTTTGCTCCAGGGAGTGTTTCTGGTCGACGATCTGCTTCCTTATCTGGATGCCGTTTTGCCGGTAGGGTTAACGCTGGCGACGGCTGCGGGTGATTGTCTGAATCACCGTGGGATCCTTTGCGGGGGCGCCCGGGAAGGGCTTGGGCACAGCTTTTTGTCGCAAAAACGGGAAATCAAGGAACTCAAGGCCAGACAAGCTGTTTTGGATGATGATCTTGCCCGGTTGCGGCAGCAGCGGGTCGACCAAAAGGCCGCATTGGGCGCCGCCGAACAGATGCAGGAGGATTTACGCGAGGAACTGCATGCCCTGGAGTTGAAACGTACCGCAGCTGAAAAGGATCTGGGGAGAGCGCAGCAGGAACTTACGCGCATAGACGAGCGTCTGGATATTACCTCCTTCGAAAATGATCAACTCAGGGAGGAAGGCGATGCACTGCAACGCCAACAAGTCGAGGCGGAAGCCTGTTGCAGCCGACTTGAACAGGCGCGTGTTGAGCAGGAAACGGCCGTCGCCCGATGCGAAGAAGAATTGCGGGTTTGGCGCCGGGGCCAGGAAGCGTTGCGCGAAAAAGTGACATCCCTGAAAGTCGTTCTGGCCGAACTTCGCGAGCGTCAGGAAGGCGGTCGTCGACAATTGCAACAGCTTACCGTCTCCGGGCAGGATTTCGAGCGGCAATTGCGCCAGCGGGAGCAGGGCCAGCAGCAAGCCGCTGCCGAGACAGCTCGGTTGCAGGCCGAGGGTAAACAGTTGCAGACGGAGCTGGAGGTGCTGTATGCACGACGCCAGGAGCAGCAGGAGCGCTTGGACCGGCTGAAAGATTCCTTCGGCCAGCAACAGCAGCAGGTGGATGCTCATGAGGAGAGTTTGAGGGTCGTGCGGGGGCAGTTGCAGCAGGCCAGGGAGCAGTTCTCCTCACTGCAGATGCGTGTCCGCGAAATAGATATGGAGATTGCGCATCTGTGTCAGGATATCGAGGTGCGTTTTCGGCTCGACTTGTCGCAGGGCGACGCGGTTGTCCCGGACGAGGCCTTTGATCCGGTTGCCTCCGAACATCGGCTGGAGGAACTGCGTCGCTGTATTGAAAACATCGGCGAGGTCAACCTGATGGCCATCGATGAATACCGCGAGCTGGAACAGCGCTGGGAGTTTCTCTGTCAACAGGACCAAGACCTGCAGGAGTCTCTGGAAGGGCTGCAAACCGCTATCGCCAGGATCAATCGCACAACCCGCAAGCGATTCCGGGAAACGTTCGATCAGGTCAATGCCATGTTTCAGGAAATTTTCCCGAGACTTTTTCTCGGCGGACGTGCAGAATTAATGCTGACCGATGAAAACGATTTGCTCGAAACAGGGATCGAGATTGCGGTGCAACCGCCCGGCAAACGATTGCAGAGTGTCGGTTTGTTGTCCGGCGGCGAGAAAGCCCTTACCGCCATTGCACTGATTTTCGCCATTTTTCTGATCAAACCATCACCGTTTTGTGTGCTGGATGAAGTCGATGCACCGCTGGATGAAGCCAATATTCAGCGTTTCAATGAAATGGTGCGCGAGATGTCATCCAAGTCGCAGTTTATAGTCATTACGCATAGCAAGCGCACCATGGAGATGGCCGATATTCTGTATGGTGTTACCATGGAAGATCCGGGGGTTTCCAAGTTGGTTTCCGTACAGCTGCATGACTGA
- a CDS encoding roadblock/LC7 domain-containing protein: MPFKSVLLELVGSVPGATGAIIADWEGEAVDQVGPMDDYDLRLVGAHKGIILGNLRAMLDRIGEDDLQEVVISTRDTQTLVVPITADYFLVLTGCRRQLLGKARFALQRCVGILKQEIA; this comes from the coding sequence ATGCCTTTTAAATCTGTTCTTCTGGAACTTGTGGGAAGTGTTCCCGGCGCCACTGGCGCCATCATCGCCGACTGGGAGGGCGAGGCGGTCGATCAGGTCGGTCCCATGGACGATTATGACCTGAGGCTGGTGGGCGCTCACAAAGGGATAATTCTCGGCAACTTGCGTGCCATGCTCGACCGGATTGGCGAGGATGATCTGCAGGAGGTCGTCATCTCCACCCGCGATACGCAGACATTGGTGGTGCCCATCACCGCTGACTATTTCCTGGTGTTGACCGGTTGTCGCAGGCAACTTCTCGGCAAGGCGAGGTTTGCCCTCCAACGCTGTGTCGGCATTCTTAAGCAGGAAATCGCTTAA
- the ftsY gene encoding signal recognition particle-docking protein FtsY, which produces MKDMFFRCIEWLVNVLGRMGVPESHRTLTATVVLWSAVALVVILSFMLVRRLRRPASREITDKTEPVVEEPVVEEPVVEEPVVEEPVVEEPVVEEPVVEEPVVEEPVVEEPVVEEPVVEEPVVEEPVVEEPVVEEPVVEEPVVEEPVVEEPVVEEPVVEEPVVEEPVSLFQRMRTGLAKTQASLVGRIDALLRGCQGVDEELLEELEEILITADLGMKTTQQLIQSLEMRLDKGQLNDPDVLREALKGEIRDRLMQESAPLDPQRATPFVIMVVGVNGVGKTTTIGKLAHQYVQQGKKVLVGAGDTFRAAAAEQLEVWGQRAGVEVIRQAAGSDPAAVAFDAIKAAQARKADVLLLDTAGRLHTKVNLMEELKKIRRVLDREMPGAPHETLLVVDATTGQNALVQARLFQEAVSVSGLALTKLDGTARGGMLVAIGGELGLPIHYVGIGEGIEDLRPFDPDLFVEALFRQDG; this is translated from the coding sequence ATGAAGGATATGTTTTTCCGCTGTATCGAGTGGCTGGTTAATGTGCTGGGTCGTATGGGGGTGCCTGAATCGCACCGGACTTTGACGGCCACGGTTGTGCTCTGGAGTGCTGTCGCCCTAGTGGTAATTTTGTCATTCATGCTGGTGCGGCGTTTGAGGCGGCCCGCTTCCCGGGAAATAACCGATAAAACCGAGCCGGTGGTGGAAGAACCGGTGGTGGAAGAACCGGTGGTGGAAGAACCGGTGGTGGAAGAACCGGTGGTGGAAGAACCGGTGGTGGAAGAACCGGTGGTGGAAGAGCCGGTGGTGGAAGAGCCGGTGGTGGAAGAGCCGGTGGTGGAAGAGCCGGTGGTGGAAGAGCCGGTGGTGGAAGAGCCGGTGGTGGAAGAACCGGTGGTGGAAGAACCGGTGGTGGAAGAACCGGTGGTGGAAGAACCGGTGGTGGAAGAACCGGTAGTGGAAGAACCGGTAGTGGAAGAACCGGTAGTGGAAGAACCGGTGAGCTTGTTTCAGCGGATGCGTACCGGGTTGGCCAAGACCCAGGCTTCGCTGGTCGGTCGAATAGATGCTTTGTTGCGAGGTTGCCAAGGGGTCGATGAAGAGCTGCTCGAGGAGCTGGAAGAAATACTGATCACCGCCGATCTCGGTATGAAAACGACCCAACAGCTTATACAATCGTTGGAAATGCGTCTTGATAAAGGTCAGCTCAATGATCCTGATGTCTTACGCGAGGCACTCAAGGGGGAAATTCGCGATCGTTTAATGCAGGAGTCCGCGCCTCTTGATCCTCAACGTGCGACACCCTTCGTGATTATGGTCGTCGGTGTTAATGGTGTCGGTAAGACGACTACTATTGGCAAGCTCGCCCATCAGTATGTTCAGCAGGGGAAAAAGGTTCTGGTGGGGGCTGGGGATACCTTTCGCGCCGCTGCGGCGGAGCAGCTTGAGGTATGGGGACAGCGTGCCGGCGTCGAAGTCATTCGCCAGGCTGCCGGATCTGACCCTGCAGCCGTGGCCTTCGATGCCATTAAAGCCGCTCAGGCGCGCAAGGCCGATGTTTTGCTTCTCGATACTGCCGGTCGGCTGCACACTAAGGTCAACCTTATGGAGGAGCTGAAGAAAATTCGGCGGGTGCTCGATCGCGAAATGCCGGGTGCCCCCCATGAGACCCTGCTGGTGGTCGATGCGACAACCGGCCAGAATGCCCTGGTGCAGGCTCGTCTGTTCCAGGAGGCAGTGTCGGTTTCCGGGCTGGCGCTGACCAAACTCGATGGCACCGCCCGCGGCGGCATGCTGGTGGCGATCGGGGGCGAGCTCGGTCTGCCGATACACTATGTGGGGATCGGCGAAGGCATCGAAGACTTGCGGCCTTTCGATCCGGATCTGTTTGTCGAGGCTTTGTTTCGGCAGGATGGATAA